In the genome of Populus alba chromosome 11, ASM523922v2, whole genome shotgun sequence, one region contains:
- the LOC118055038 gene encoding uncharacterized protein isoform X2 has product MVVRLQRRTAMHNMRPYLRTLSRSKSVKRKYVIMDALLCIYKLKLKLEAIERELANLIAVKREYLSLMKELQLPKEVEVEKGEKGFIVRVTCEKGGDKLVSILEVFEEMGLTVSHARVSCNLYLSMEAIVVAEEERALHAKSIAQAVTKAIERQ; this is encoded by the exons atggtggTTAGGCTGCAAAGGAGAACAGCAATGCACAATATGCGTCCATATCTACGAACCCTCTCCCGCTCCAAATCT GTGAAAAGGAAGTATGTCATCATGGATGCTCTTCTATGCATTTACAAGCTCAAGCTCAAATTGGAGGCAATCGAAAGGGAACTCGCAAACTTAATTGCAGTAAAAAGAGAATACTTGAGCCTAATGAAGGAACTCCAGTTGCCTAAG GAAGTGGAGGTGGAGAAGGGTGAGAAAGGATTTATAGTGAGGGTGACATGCGAGAAGGGAGGAGATAAACTAGTTTCAATCTTAGAGGTCTTCGAAGAAATGGGCCTTACTGTATCGCATGCTAGGGTCTCATGCAACTTGTACTTATCCATGGAAGCCATTGTTGTAGCTGAAGAAGAACGTGCTCTTCATGCGAAAAGTATTGCTCAAGCTGTTACTAAGGCCATTGAAAGACAATAG
- the LOC118055038 gene encoding uncharacterized protein isoform X1 codes for MVVRLQRRTAMHNMRPYLRTLSRSKSVKRKYVIMDALLCIYKLKLKLEAIERELANLIAVKREYLSLMKELQLPKKEVEVEKGEKGFIVRVTCEKGGDKLVSILEVFEEMGLTVSHARVSCNLYLSMEAIVVAEEERALHAKSIAQAVTKAIERQ; via the exons atggtggTTAGGCTGCAAAGGAGAACAGCAATGCACAATATGCGTCCATATCTACGAACCCTCTCCCGCTCCAAATCT GTGAAAAGGAAGTATGTCATCATGGATGCTCTTCTATGCATTTACAAGCTCAAGCTCAAATTGGAGGCAATCGAAAGGGAACTCGCAAACTTAATTGCAGTAAAAAGAGAATACTTGAGCCTAATGAAGGAACTCCAGTTGCCTAAG AAGGAAGTGGAGGTGGAGAAGGGTGAGAAAGGATTTATAGTGAGGGTGACATGCGAGAAGGGAGGAGATAAACTAGTTTCAATCTTAGAGGTCTTCGAAGAAATGGGCCTTACTGTATCGCATGCTAGGGTCTCATGCAACTTGTACTTATCCATGGAAGCCATTGTTGTAGCTGAAGAAGAACGTGCTCTTCATGCGAAAAGTATTGCTCAAGCTGTTACTAAGGCCATTGAAAGACAATAG